A stretch of the Porifericola rhodea genome encodes the following:
- the rfbD gene encoding dTDP-4-dehydrorhamnose reductase produces MKILITGANGLLGQKLIALLSHEKDIEVVATSRGKNVNYYDLPDYHFRSLDITNREQVNEVIADEKPDVIVHTAAMTNVDACEQNQNACWQVNVVAVEWLLEAAKKQNAFFVHLSTDFVFSGERGPLDETAAPAPVNYYGKSKTEAELLVQQSDVKHAIVRTALVYGIAPSMSRSNIVLWVKESLENGKKIKVVDDQFRTPTLAEDLAQGCWLIAKKQAEGIFHISDEEVYTPYEMAVLVGEHFNLNVSLISRTDSTEFKQPARRPPKTGFIIEKAKKELGYQPHTFQQGLAFMEKHLKKIEKIPVP; encoded by the coding sequence ATGAAGATCCTGATTACAGGTGCTAACGGATTGTTGGGGCAAAAACTTATAGCTCTGCTTTCACACGAGAAAGATATAGAAGTAGTAGCTACTTCAAGAGGAAAGAATGTGAATTATTATGATTTGCCTGACTACCATTTTCGCTCTTTAGATATTACTAATCGTGAGCAGGTAAATGAGGTAATTGCTGATGAGAAGCCAGACGTTATAGTGCATACCGCGGCTATGACTAATGTAGATGCCTGTGAACAGAACCAGAATGCTTGCTGGCAGGTAAATGTGGTGGCTGTAGAATGGTTGTTGGAAGCAGCTAAAAAGCAGAATGCTTTTTTTGTACATCTTTCAACAGACTTTGTTTTTTCAGGAGAAAGAGGTCCTCTGGATGAAACTGCCGCTCCCGCTCCGGTCAATTATTATGGCAAATCTAAAACTGAGGCCGAACTGCTGGTTCAGCAAAGCGATGTTAAGCATGCGATTGTGCGTACGGCATTGGTATACGGTATTGCACCTTCAATGAGCCGTAGTAATATTGTTCTTTGGGTAAAAGAAAGTTTGGAAAATGGTAAAAAAATAAAAGTAGTAGACGATCAGTTTCGTACGCCAACTTTAGCCGAAGACCTGGCACAGGGCTGCTGGCTGATTGCAAAAAAGCAGGCTGAAGGTATTTTCCATATTTCAGATGAAGAGGTATATACTCCTTACGAAATGGCCGTACTGGTAGGAGAACATTTTAACCTGAATGTTTCTCTGATTAGCAGAACAGACTCCACAGAATTTAAGCAGCCTGCAAGGCGTCCGCCTAAGACCGGATTCATTATAGAAAAAGCTAAAAAAGAGCTCGGCTATCAGCCACATACTTTCCAACAGGGATTAGCTTTTATGGAAAAACATTTAAAAAAAATTGAAAAAATCCCCGTTCCGTAG
- a CDS encoding alanine/glycine:cation symporter family protein — protein MRKPLLLCLALMVGSLPALAQSQDTAEKTVDQMINELFDPAANFVFSIIFYPIFTVKGVEVPFILLWLISGAIIFTFYLNFINIRGFGTALDIIKGKYTHEGDPGEVTHFQALTAALSGTVGLGNIASVAVAIATGGPGATFWMILFGLFSMSSKFMECSLAVKFRDEHADGSVSGGPMYYLRKGLAGKGMGRLGAFLASFFAIMAIGASFGGGNMFQVNQAAQQFVVITGGQDTLIGQNTWIFGLIMAVLVAVVIIGGIKSIAQVTERIVPFMTIFYVVSAIIVIVTNIDQVPDAFATIVNGAINGEALGGGLIGTLITGMRRATFSNEAGVGSAAIAHSAVKTSEPVTEGFVASLEPFVDTVIVCTMTALVIVISGAYKGQDASEGITLTSEAFASVIDWFPYMLSIAVILFAFSTMISWSYYGLKSWTYVFGKSNVSITSYKVLFCFFIVVGASVSLSGVINFSDGMLFAMSLPNILGCYILAPIVKKDMQSFLTRIKKGKIEVYD, from the coding sequence ATGCGTAAGCCTCTACTACTTTGTTTGGCGTTGATGGTTGGAAGTCTTCCTGCACTTGCGCAGTCTCAGGATACAGCAGAAAAAACCGTTGACCAAATGATCAACGAGCTTTTTGATCCGGCAGCCAATTTTGTCTTCTCTATCATCTTCTATCCTATTTTTACTGTCAAAGGTGTTGAAGTTCCCTTTATTCTCCTTTGGCTGATTTCCGGAGCTATCATTTTCACCTTCTACCTAAACTTCATCAATATAAGAGGCTTTGGTACGGCACTGGATATTATTAAAGGTAAATATACACACGAGGGAGACCCGGGAGAGGTGACACACTTTCAAGCACTTACAGCAGCACTTTCGGGCACAGTAGGTTTAGGCAATATCGCAAGTGTGGCCGTGGCTATTGCAACCGGCGGACCCGGAGCTACTTTCTGGATGATTCTGTTCGGTCTGTTTAGCATGTCATCTAAGTTTATGGAGTGTTCATTAGCCGTAAAATTTCGTGATGAGCATGCCGATGGATCTGTTTCCGGTGGTCCCATGTATTATCTACGAAAAGGACTAGCTGGCAAGGGTATGGGGCGTTTAGGTGCCTTCCTTGCTAGCTTTTTTGCTATTATGGCTATAGGCGCCTCATTCGGTGGTGGAAATATGTTTCAGGTCAATCAGGCGGCTCAGCAGTTTGTAGTAATCACCGGTGGGCAGGATACCCTGATAGGCCAGAATACCTGGATTTTTGGTTTAATAATGGCTGTACTGGTAGCGGTAGTAATTATTGGAGGTATCAAAAGTATTGCTCAGGTTACCGAACGTATAGTACCCTTCATGACTATCTTCTACGTAGTTTCAGCGATCATTGTAATCGTAACAAACATTGATCAGGTACCAGACGCATTTGCTACTATTGTTAATGGGGCAATCAATGGTGAGGCTCTGGGGGGCGGACTTATAGGAACGTTAATTACCGGAATGAGAAGAGCAACGTTTTCTAACGAAGCGGGAGTGGGCTCTGCGGCTATTGCGCACTCAGCCGTAAAAACCAGCGAACCTGTAACAGAGGGCTTTGTAGCTTCTTTGGAGCCTTTTGTAGATACGGTTATCGTGTGTACCATGACGGCTCTGGTAATCGTGATTTCTGGTGCTTATAAAGGACAGGATGCCAGCGAAGGAATAACCCTTACCTCTGAAGCTTTTGCTTCTGTAATTGACTGGTTTCCTTATATGCTTTCGATTGCGGTTATCTTATTTGCTTTTTCAACAATGATCTCCTGGTCATATTATGGCCTTAAGTCATGGACTTATGTTTTTGGTAAGAGCAATGTATCAATTACTTCTTACAAAGTGCTATTCTGCTTTTTTATCGTTGTAGGAGCATCTGTTAGTCTAAGCGGCGTAATTAACTTCTCAGACGGAATGCTCTTCGCTATGTCACTACCAAATATTCTGGGCTGTTATATATTAGCGCCTATCGTTAAAAAAGATATGCAGTCTTTCCTTACCAGAATTAAAAAAGGGAAGATAGAAGTGTACGATTAA